A genome region from Nocardia sp. NBC_01730 includes the following:
- a CDS encoding haloalkane dehalogenase: MPTVDILDSFINYRDTGEGTVPVVFLHGNPTSSHLWRNVVPHVADRTRALAPDLIGMGESGKPDIGYRFTEHATYLDAWFDALGLDQVVLVGHDWGGALGMDWAARHPGRVRGIALIETFLRPMRWDELPGLGAELFRKFRSAEGERMVLEENTFIEFNLPRGVADLSAEDHDVYRAPYPTRASRKPLLVWPREFPLDGEPADVVAIVRNYGTWAAATPEVPKLVMALENGVGLGSPEVVEWAATTFASAEVAPIGPAGHHAPEDRPEEIGRAVADWLDRHAVLGAPAVRS; the protein is encoded by the coding sequence ATGCCTACCGTCGACATTCTCGACTCGTTCATCAACTACCGCGACACCGGCGAGGGGACGGTGCCGGTGGTGTTCCTGCATGGCAACCCGACGTCGTCGCACCTGTGGCGCAACGTGGTACCGCACGTCGCGGATCGGACCAGGGCGCTGGCGCCCGACCTGATCGGGATGGGGGAGTCGGGCAAGCCCGATATCGGCTACCGCTTCACCGAGCACGCCACGTACCTGGATGCCTGGTTCGACGCGCTCGGGCTGGACCAGGTGGTCCTGGTCGGCCACGACTGGGGTGGAGCGCTCGGTATGGACTGGGCCGCACGGCATCCCGGCCGGGTTCGCGGCATCGCGCTGATCGAGACCTTCCTGCGGCCGATGCGCTGGGACGAACTGCCCGGGCTCGGCGCCGAGCTGTTCCGCAAGTTCCGCTCGGCCGAGGGCGAGCGAATGGTGTTGGAGGAGAACACCTTCATCGAGTTCAACCTTCCCAGGGGAGTGGCCGATCTCTCCGCCGAGGACCACGACGTGTACCGGGCGCCGTATCCGACCCGGGCCTCGCGCAAGCCGCTGCTGGTGTGGCCCAGGGAGTTCCCGCTCGACGGCGAACCCGCCGACGTCGTCGCCATCGTGCGAAATTACGGCACCTGGGCAGCCGCGACGCCCGAGGTGCCCAAACTGGTGATGGCGCTGGAGAACGGGGTCGGGCTCGGGTCGCCAGAGGTGGTCGAGTGGGCCGCGACCACATTCGCGAGCGCCGAGGTCGCGCCGATCGGCCCGGCCGGGCACCACGCGCCGGAGGACAGG
- a CDS encoding zinc-dependent alcohol dehydrogenase family protein has product MISAVAYHLDSTHGAAGLTTAPQPTPEPGSHQVVIRVLAASLNRRDLMLLDGTYPLPAAPGIVPLSDGVGEVIAVGDKVSRAAVGDRVTATYFVRWIDGPQRQSHVLEQYGATYHGMLATYAVLEEDSVVHVPGHLTDVEAATLTCAGVVAWAALTAPLPVLPGETVLIVGSGAVALFGVQHAKMLGAEVVSVTSNEGKAERLRKLGADEVIDRSRTPDWERAVLDRTGGDGVEHVLDAVGLPTLARSVRSGAYNARITMVGAMPAEDAPTGNLFGTSYLSIRRIAVGSRADFEAMNRSITEHRMRPVIDQVFPFDEAEAAYHHLRTGDPFGKVVVELL; this is encoded by the coding sequence GTGATCAGCGCGGTTGCCTACCACCTGGACTCGACGCACGGCGCGGCCGGTCTGACCACCGCACCGCAGCCGACGCCGGAGCCGGGTTCGCACCAGGTCGTGATTCGCGTGCTCGCCGCGTCGCTGAACCGGCGCGACCTGATGCTGCTGGACGGTACCTATCCGCTGCCGGCCGCGCCTGGGATCGTGCCGCTCTCCGATGGCGTCGGCGAAGTGATCGCGGTTGGCGACAAGGTGTCCCGTGCCGCAGTGGGCGACCGGGTGACCGCGACGTATTTCGTCCGGTGGATCGACGGTCCGCAACGGCAGTCTCATGTCCTGGAACAGTACGGCGCCACCTATCACGGCATGCTCGCCACGTACGCGGTGCTGGAGGAGGATTCGGTGGTGCACGTCCCCGGGCATCTCACCGACGTCGAAGCGGCTACGCTGACCTGCGCGGGCGTGGTGGCCTGGGCGGCGCTCACCGCGCCGCTTCCGGTCTTGCCGGGGGAGACCGTACTGATCGTCGGCAGCGGAGCAGTCGCGCTGTTCGGTGTGCAGCACGCCAAAATGCTGGGAGCCGAGGTTGTTTCGGTTACCTCCAACGAGGGCAAGGCCGAGCGGCTGCGCAAGCTCGGCGCCGACGAGGTGATCGATCGGAGCCGGACGCCGGACTGGGAGCGGGCCGTGCTGGACCGCACCGGCGGCGACGGCGTGGAACACGTTCTGGATGCGGTGGGGTTGCCGACATTGGCGAGATCTGTGCGGTCGGGTGCGTACAACGCACGGATCACGATGGTCGGCGCAATGCCCGCCGAGGATGCGCCCACCGGCAACCTATTCGGGACGTCGTATCTGTCCATTCGTCGGATCGCGGTAGGCAGCAGAGCCGATTTCGAAGCAATGAACCGATCGATTACCGAGCATCGGATGCGTCCGGTGATCGATCAGGTCTTTCCCTTCGACGAAGCGGAGGCCGCCTACCACCACCTGCGCACCGGTGATCCATTCGGCAAGGTGGTCGTCGAGTTGTTGTAG
- a CDS encoding HNH endonuclease family protein yields MKFTAQQLARIALVVAAFVGLAWLSVGCGDSAAKVACGSGRACSDTPAPVPSRDALALLDSLRVAGRAAKTGYSRDEFGPPWSDDVSVPGGDNGCDTRNDILQRDLTDVAFKSGKCVVATGTLNDLYTGKTIHFVRGTKTSDEVQIDHVIALSDAWQKGAQQLSAERRRDLANDPLNLQAVDGPTNQSKSDSDAASWLPPNKGYHCAYLTRQIQVKAAYRLWVTQPEKDVMIQKLSTCP; encoded by the coding sequence ATGAAGTTCACAGCACAACAACTGGCTCGGATAGCCCTCGTGGTCGCGGCATTCGTCGGACTGGCATGGCTTTCCGTCGGCTGCGGCGACTCGGCCGCGAAAGTGGCGTGCGGTTCCGGCCGCGCGTGCAGCGACACGCCGGCACCTGTACCCAGCCGCGACGCGCTCGCGCTGCTCGATTCCCTGCGTGTCGCGGGCCGCGCGGCCAAAACCGGTTACAGCCGTGACGAATTCGGCCCGCCCTGGTCCGACGACGTCTCGGTGCCCGGCGGCGACAACGGCTGTGACACCCGAAACGACATCCTGCAGCGCGACCTTACCGACGTGGCGTTCAAGTCGGGCAAGTGCGTCGTCGCGACCGGCACGCTGAACGACCTCTACACGGGAAAGACCATCCACTTCGTGCGTGGCACCAAGACCTCCGACGAGGTGCAGATCGATCACGTCATCGCGCTGTCGGACGCCTGGCAGAAAGGCGCACAGCAGCTTTCCGCCGAACGCCGCCGCGACCTGGCCAACGACCCACTGAACCTGCAGGCGGTTGACGGACCGACCAACCAGTCCAAGAGCGATTCCGACGCAGCGTCCTGGCTGCCACCGAACAAGGGCTACCACTGCGCGTACCTGACCAGGCAAATCCAGGTGAAAGCGGCCTATCGGCTCTGGGTCACCCAGCCCGAAAAAGATGTCATGATCCAGAAACTGAGCACCTGCCCCTGA